CGACGATACtctgccgacgcgctgctgcccaaCGTCTCAGGTATCTTTCGGTTACTGCCGTGCAAAATCGCCAGCACAATCCAGTCGCTCGCATGTACGTAGAAATCTGGATGCAGCACGCACGACCGCAGTGGCATGACGCAGTCCTTGCCATTGCTGACCTCGAACACGTCCCCGGCAGCGCGCAGGGCGTCCAGCGTCATGAGGTCAATGACCTTCGTGACACGGTGTTGGTAGACGATACGGTGTAGGTGGGAGCGGGCCAGGAAGATCTCCTCGATGACACCATCCAGCTTGTCGGGGTACCCGATGGATgtctcgtcgtcgtcgcccacTACGACCCGTGCACCTTGAAAAAGCCGCCTCATGGAGACGAAGGTCGGCGTACCAAGACACGCGACGGAGTCCCGTTGGATGTAGTCGATCTTGTCCACGTCCAACCCGCTGCGCTTGTTGGCGATAATCTCCGTCGTGAAGCGCGCCCACTTCTGCCGTCCGACGTTGTCGGGCCACGCCTTGCCAGGTGCGAGGCCGTTGATCAGCAACTCCACGTAGCGCAGATCGACTTCCGTAAATCCGAGCTCACCCAGTTCCGTCTCATTCTCCGACCAcatcttgcgcagcagcatgaTGCTCGCCTGCTCATGCGACcacttgcgcagctgcacttcCTCGGGCCGCGCACATGAGCGCACAAAGGACTCGAACAGGTGCGACAGCGGCCCATGTCCGAGATCGTGGCACAGGCCGGCAATTCCGATGCACTGCATGTccttctgcgccgcctcaCGCGTCTGGTTCGCGATCTCAGGAACGCCAAAGTCTCTGTGCTCCTCTCGGTGGCCATCCACGATACTGCGGTACAGCTCCATGCCAAGATAGCAGACACCTAGAGAGTGCTCAAAGCGCGAGTGCGTGGCACCTGGATAGACGTAGAAGGAGTTTCCAAGCTGCCTCAGATCGCGCAGCCGCTGAACCACCGGCGAGTCCGTCAGGATGCGGATCACCGGTGGAAACTCGAGCTGACCGTAGAGGGTGTCGCGGACGGACATGGACCGCTTCGGCTCTACCACGttgcgcgcctcctcgcgccGAACGGACTCCGCCTTgaagcgcagcggtggcggcatgGCGGCTTACCAGTGGGGTGTGttcgagggagggggcacaagaggaaaagagcaaagGAAATTTATTTGTACggccgtcgctggccgcagcTCGTGCttgagggggtggagggcaAGAGGGAGCCCACGTCCTGACTCGGGATGGTCGTTCTTTAAAAGAAGAAGACGGAGAAGACtaacccacacacagagacaccaCGCAGCGCCAACAAAAAGCTCGCTGAGAAGAATGTGGCGCAGAGAGCGCTCGTCGGAGCTGATACGTCTCGCGGTGCGTGTATGAACCAAAAGTCCCTGGATAACGAGAGGGGTCCACGAAGACAACAACAGCCCCAGTAAAGGGGCGACGAACGCGAAGCGAAAAGGTGAGACGCgcgccttcgccaccgccCTTCTTTTCCGAGCGCGCGCCCCTTTTGTGCCGCAGTTGGagtgaaaaggggggtggTGATTCGATGTGGCCGTCCGCACTGCGTGGGTGCACCCGCAGCTCAACGAGCaaaacaacgaaaaaaaagggaaagagatgTGTTGTCGGGGGGCTGAGAAGCTCAAAGGACTGTACCCCCGTTGGTCTCGGTGTATGTGCCTCTGTGCTTTTTGTGCTCGCTTGAGGTGCCTGCGGgtgcgcgtgcctgcagGGGAGAGACAGGAGGAGGACTGTACTCACCACGACTGTGATgcaagaagaaagagagaggaagagcacgAAGAGCATCAGAGAGATGGTGTGGTGGCAGTAGGCGATAATGCTCCATACATGCCAGGGAGAGCGTGCAGAGGACCAAAGGACACGCATATCGTCAACAATGCCATCGCAAATGGTGCGGCGACGCTCGAGAACAACCACGTCATTGTGTACTCTTGTGCTGCTGGGTGCATCCCTCGTTCCCATCGGAGTTGGCGTTACTCCTCTTCGGTGTGTGCATAGAGCACGGTGAGAAAAGGCCGGCGCCACTCACCCACCTTAACGCCAGCTTCCGCGCAAGCACAGCCCCATTTTGTCTTCATTTTCACCACTTCCTCGATGGCGTGGCGGTGTTTTCCCTTGAAAGAGCGCTCTCCTCCAGTCCGGCTCTGCGTCGGTGTTTCCATCGATGCGGGGTGCTGTGACAACGAGAGGAAGGACCAAAAGGGAGACCCAGAGAgagctgcacacacacacacactgttGTGGATATCGTCGTCTCACAGACGACGGTGATTGGCAATGTGCAActgaaacaaaaaaaaaaagaaatgacAAGACGTGGGTAGCGCACGAGTTGGGTGGCCCCTCTGTACATTAATgacacccccctcccaaaaaaaaaaagaaagcaaacGAAGCAAACGAACGCGGTGGCCTCCAAGCCCTCACTTCAACGCAGCGCAGTATAAGCCCGCTGCATCGCGCTCCATGTCTACAGCGCAGGGcgtgagagaagaggagaggagagggcgggggcCACGGAGCACCATATACGACTCAGAGCGACTTGCGCACATCACCGCCCAccgtctcctcttccgccgCGGCGACCCCTGTCACTGCAAACCCGTCATTTGACGACGCCTCGGTTTCCTCTTCGTTCGTGCCGCCATAAAGACTGCCCACGATGGCCAGCCCTTCGGTCTGAAGCCGCTCACGCAGTGCGTTCACCTGCAGGGCAATCGAGTTGTTCTGACCGGCCACCTGCAGCGAGACGACTCGCATGCGGGTTAGCTCCGCGTCCAGTCGCTGAATCTCTCCACGTAGCTGCGCCGCCCGTGActccagctgcgccggcaGGGGTGCCGGAGAACTGGGCAGGAACTGATGCACGCCTCTGGAGTTAGCTGTTCGCGGCCACGCCAAGGAGTTGTCCACGTTGGGGGCGGAGGTCGGTAGCAGTGCAGTCGATACTAGACACTGAAAAATgtccgccaccacagcatcCCCGCAAATGACCAGCTCGTCTTCCAGCAGCTTCATAGCCCGAGGCATCCGCTGAGATGATTCGGCACCAGCCGCAGGCCCACCTCCGGGGGTTGGGGATACTGTAGAAGCACCGTCAAAGCGTCTGGGTTTCTGTCCCCGGCTCGCGTCTACCCCAGCAGATGTCGGCGCACTCTCAGACAGTGACGCGTTCCCTACGAAGCCGGGAGAGCCGGCGGTGAGCTGCTCGTCCAGGAAGTTCAGCTCTGTGTGGTAGACTTCATACCGGTACGCAACGCGAATGTCCGACACGCGGCTGCGACGAACGTCGTTGCCAAGAGTAGAGCGGAGCTGATACCGCGGACCCAGCGCGTTCTGCTTCCACGCAGCCGAGAAACCGCTCTGCAAGACGCTGTTGCGCGCGATTTCGGACATGTCGTTCAGCTCGAACTTCCACAGCTTCGCGGCGATCGAGTACTCCTCCACGAGCGGCTCACGCGTGAAGTGAAAGTACAGCGGCTGATTTGTCGCCAGGCTAACGTTCAAGCCGCGATGGAAGAAGACCGGGAACGGGTTCTCGAGGTAGGCAGAGGCGCCAGCTGTGTTGCTGAGTGGGGACATCGCCACACCGACCTGCGCAATGTACCACATGTACTCTAGCACGGGGTGCCGCGCCAGCGTAACGCCGTGGTTGATGCTGTTAGCTAAGCAGAAGCCGCTCACGAGGTGGTCCATGCTGCCGCGTTCGCCGCACTGGGGACGCAGTGTGAAGGTGCTTAACCCGCGAGACGCACGGAACTCATTGAGAGAGGTGATATTTGCCCACATATAGTACATGTAATAGCTGTACGGCGGGTTCAAGTCGCTGTTCCAGTCGTGCGGGGAAACGTCCGTCAACGGCAGGTCGATCTTCGACTCATCCGAGACGCAGTCAAAGCCGGACAGGTGTGCCAGTAGGTAGTGGAACTTTGTGTCCTTGGCCGGGTGCAGGCTAATCTCCCACAGTGGATGGAAAACGTGGTCAAGAAACTCGCCGAAGTTCTTCAGCACCCCGTTTCGACGCAAGCGGCGGTACTGCCACGGCAGACACACCATCCAACGGCTACGTGAGCTGGCCATGCCGTAGCAGTCAAACCAGTGCGCCAGATCGTACCACTCCTGTGCGGAGGCGCCGGTGATTGAGAGTCGGTTTTCGGCGAAGCTGAAGGCATCCTCCTCGTAGATGTCCAGAGTGCGCTTAGTCAGCTCGGCAAAGTAGCGGCCCTGCATGAAGTTAAACGGCGACAAGAAAATCTCGCGCAGgtcggtgtgcgtgtgcaggtgATGGTGAAGCTCGTCGACTGTTATGTGGTGCACGTCAATCTCGTATTCGCTCAGCAGCTCCTTGAGCATGACGGGGTGATGATCGCGCTCAAACACAACGTCCCCGCCGTGATTCAGGGCCTTGTCCACAAAGAACTCGAGCAGCGTGCGGGCGTTGGAGCCGGCGTCGGTGTGCACGTTCGTGTCCACTTTGTAGGCAGTGAAGAAGTCGCGGTTGTTccactccttctcctccttcttgCCAGCTTCGTTCGAGACATTCATCGAGAGATGAAGCAGAAACTTCTGCTCGAGCAGGTTGAGCCGGTGCGTCGCGAGCCGCTGCAGAGCCACTGAGCTGGCCGCCTGCCGAATCACGGACATGTCGCGAATGAACTCCGTGATGGTCGGCAGGAACGTCGGCCACGACGGCGTCCTGCCCTGCTGAGACAAGATGCACACTCCGTAGTACGTGTTGTACTCCCACTGCGCCTCGTCGAACTGGCGGGTGGTGCTGAAGACGTCCTCGACGCGCACGTTAGTGTCAGTTGCCGCCGTATGGCTCGCGTTTCCGACGTACTTGCGACGGAGCCCGACGACCTGCCGCAgggccgccaccgcgtccGTCGCGTGGCCTGAGCGATGGCCTCCGTAGTAGATGTCGATGCGAGGGTACACAATTCGCTGGTCCGTGTAGTTCATGCGGCGCGAGTGGCGAGACTGCTGGACAAGGTCAGACACCAGCACCGACTGTGCGTAGGGGATGAGGTGCAGTGAAAGCGCCCCACAGGCACTGTCCCCAGCGGCAACGCCAGAGCCAATGCCGCCTGGAGCCATAATGCCTGCCTTCGCCAGGAGCtggttcagcagcgcctcttcaTGCGCGAGGGCCTCGTGGCGGAACTGCAGGCGATAGTcgcacacaccgcagcgacgcaggtCGTTGCTCTCCGCCCCCAGTGAAGAAAAGCCCTCGCCAAGCCAAACCTGCTTCATCTCTGACGGGAAGCTGCTGTTCAGCACGCTGTTTCGCCCCAGCTCCATTGTATCCATCGGCGTCAACGAGCACAACTTGCTCAAGGTGGCATACTCCTCAATAAGCGGCTGCGAttcgtggtggtggaagtACAGCGGGTCGGATGTGCTGACCGATACCCGCATCCCTTGGCGGAAGAACTTCAGGAACGGACTGTTAAAGTACGCGGTGCTGAGCGCGTTGTCACGtaagggggagaggacgaTCCCGATGCGACAGTACATGTAGAGGAACTGCATAATCCAGCTCTTCGCGAGAGAGCTCACGTCGTGCACGACGTCACCGAGCAGGAAGGAGCTGACGAGCTGATCGTACGCCGGGGCCTGCTCTTTTACGGATGGGGTGAAGAGCAGTGTGTTGAGGCCGAGGCGCTTGCGCAGTGCATTCAGTGCCGCCATATTAGCCCAGACGTAGTAGAAGAAGTAGTAGTCACTACACCCGCCACCGTGCGCGACCGCGCCTCCATGGTCGACGACTTGCCCACTTTCGAGGGGTGCACTGTTGCACGGGAGCGTGTCGGGGTCCACAGGAGTGGCGCTGAAATTTTCAGAGCGCACGACAGCGTGAGTGCGAATGCCGATGGCGCCGATGCAGCACAACAACTGCGCCACGTCCGACCACTGCGGAGCGTACGGGCATAGCGTTGCCATGAAGAGGGGGTAAAAGATGTGTCGCAGCTGGTCACCAACGGTGgtgcagcgagaggggagCTGGTTCGGCCCCAACTCCTTCGCAGAGTTGCGCTCCCGCTGAATCACGAGCACCCATCGATTGCGCGAAAACTTGTTGAAGCCCTGCCgacgcacccacgcagcGAGTCGCGTGAGCTCCTCTGGATGGTGTCCGCAGACCTCCAGTGCCATTTCCGTCGCTGTCAACTGCTGCTTCTGGTACTCgcgctgctccagctcgGCGCGGAGAAGTACACCGCACAGGTTGCCGTGATTCGGTCCGTCGGTTGACAAGagtgcctgcagcagcgtcgcacCAAAGGCCCCAGCAGGGTTCAGCTTCGCATCGAATAGATCGTATGGCAGGTACTTATTGCGGTACAGCGTGGGTTGCAGGCCGAGCCCCTCCACCGTGAGCGCGCGAGGGTCTCGAATGCCGCCAGCCTCAAGGTACGCACCCAGCGTCACGACCTGCTGGGTGTGGGGGTCGACGTAGAGGGGCACGCGTGGCTGCTCTAGCGCGGTTGTCACCAcgtgctccagcagcaccggcgccacAACAGAAGTGTGCATGTTTACGCCATTGTCAACGCGCGTACACGGAGCGTAGACGCCACCGTCGCGGTACAGTGCATCACAGCTGCCTTCATTTTCGCggttgaggaggaggtacAGGCGAAACTTCTCGGCGATGGAGGTGAGGCGCATGCGGGCGGTGGAGAGACACGGGCCGTTCTCGATGGCACCGTAGACGGCGCGGATATCGTGCACGTACTGCTCCCATGGCACGACGCGAGTGCGCATGCCTTCAAAGACAAAGACGCCGTGTCGAAACTCGAGCCCCATGAGTGAGGCCATCGCCGTGGAGTCATCAGACTGTGGCGGCTGGTGTTCGGGCGTCTCAGCGACTGACAAGGACGGAAGGAACGACAAGGATGCGGtccgcgacgccgccgacACCGAAGAAGtagcagccgcggcggtgctacAGTAACGCCTCTCCAGCTCCTCTGTTGTCAGAGGTATCTCTAACTGCCCTTGGTCCGTGTCCTTGTAGGCCTGACGAGTCTGGATGATGTGCGCTATGACACCGACGCAATTTAGGTAGTCTTTGTCACCCTCATCGCCATCGATCATGATGCGGTGATATGTGGGTGCCACAGCGGTCTCGGAAACCTCCATCGCGTCCCTGCCATGAATGCGCCCTTGGACCGTGTCGCCGTTATTAGGCCCCGGCAActcgccagcgcctccaaACGACACGAAGGATGAGGAAATGCTGGGGTGGCACTGCTGTGAGAGCTtgtggcagaggaggcgggcaATGACGGACGTTGCGCCACCCCGCACCTTGGGCTGCATGTGAGTCTTGCTCTCCATGGCCGCCACTGGGTAgaagtgtgggtgtgggtgtgtgtgtgtgtgtgtcctgggTAGGCGAGGAGAAGCGTGGTGGGTGTACCCGGGTGACAATTATTGTCTTGCTTTTTGTCGAAGCGGTGAAGGTCGGAGAAGAGGCACAGAGCAGGAGAGCGAAAAAGCTGAAATGGTAGAGAAAACCACGCAAGACCAGCAAACGGCTTGGCGCTGTGCTGTAGACGCACCACTGTCAGACAGGCACAAACCGCAATCACACCTGCAGCAAGAGAAGTGAGGTAGGCGCacctcagagagagagagcgagggggaggcgcgGGTGCGCAactccgcttctctctcacacacacacacacatagcgCCTCCGTTGCGAGGGTCTCAGCGTGCGGCAAGGGGCGCACCCTCGACCTGCTTCAATGAGGTGCGTGGCTGGCAGGAGGATGTGCTTGATACCTCCGGTGGCTACACGCCTTCGCTGGGATGAGCGTAGGTATTGTCACCGTGAATGAGAAGGGCCAACTGACGATGCAGCAAAGAGGAGTGGGGAGGGTCACACCAGTGCAGGCcaatcaaaaaaaaaaaaaaagaaacaaaacagCCACACAAATACTGTTCCAGCGACACCAAAGATTGCTTAACGGGCCGCACGCgcgagtggtggtgggagagaCACAAAGGCGAAGGCACCTTGCCTGCATACGAAGAAATACACGACGGATATGGTGGGCCCTGCATCAGAGACGCAGCCGCCCACACCACGCACCGAAACATCAACaaagacgcacgcacatgtctgaatgtgtgtgtgtggggggggggggagaggacagggaggaagaggctgtgcgcgtgggagaatcgactctctctctcagaTACATCTGTCCCTCTTCACATGTGATTTGACTAGACAGCGTCGCgccgccaaaaaaaaaaaaaaaaacacaaaaaaaatCATaatcatcatcatcattaACGTCATCTCACTGGTCTCCTTTGACGTACAGATGCACACGTCTGCGCACGGATCGCGTACTTCCTGACGACGGTGCGAATCGACTGCATGTCACCTGCGAGCCTGAATGAGAAAGGGAGGCCTGTTCCACAGTGCGGAAGTAGCTGATGGAAAGATGAAGAGTGGCAACACACTGAACTCGCgcgatcgcgcagcagcagccacgggGCGACACGAGAAATGCACGCGCATTACTCTCCCTAGCGCCTCTCGCCTCTTTCATTCAACACATTTTTTTCTGCAACGCTGTGAATGAGTCCCGGACTTCTCCCTGGATTTTCTTCGCCTCTTtggcttcagcagcagcctttGCGCGAGCACGATTTTGCCGGCGCTCCTCCACGACGAAGCGCGCGGTCAGCAACGCGCAAGACACTATCGGTAGTAGCACGATCAACTGAAAGACAACAGCATGGTCCCACGGAATGTACAGCTGTGGAGTGAGCGATGGGTGGAACTGCAGGTCGTCGGCGGCCCGCGCAGCTCGCAGGAAGGAGCGGGACTGCACGAGGCGCTCCAAGTCTGCGAACATGCGCTCCGTGCTTCGTGGAACAGCCATGTTTGGGTTTGCCGCAATGGACCGCAACGTGCTCGTCACGGAGGCGATCGTGTACAGACACCCCTGATGCTCCCGAGCCCGCTTCCACGCCGCCACGTCGGCTGGGTTGAAAGAGGCCAAGTCGATCTGCTGTGTTGTGACAGAGAGGAGCGCTGCTCGGACCTCGGCCTCCAGTGAAGCGGCCCGCAGCCGGTACGAGGAAGGTGTGAGAGAGGCTGCCAAAACATGCGTCTTGCTGaacgctgcagcaccagcacctccgcgGTCCACGTCGGAGGCATCCGGTACCTCCACGGGAAGCACGCAGTACGCTTGCCTCACGCCACTGATGAAGCACTGCACCTTACTAGCTGCATCCCCTGGCAGCACAGGCACCGGCACGCTAAAGAGCGACAGGCCAAACAGTTCCACCTCCTGGCCAACCTCAGGCAAAAAAGCATGCTTCAGCATCGGCAAGCCGAGTTGCTGTTGGCTTGCCAAGTGCTCTAGCTCGCGCGCCACCCGCTCCGCGCCGGGTAAGCGTCCACTCTGCGCTTCCTGAACGAGTGCGGTGACCACGTCGTCCCGCATCCGCGACTGCAGACGCACAGAGGAGTAGAGTGTGTGCGTCGGGAGTGggacagctgcagcggcgctgcccagACTGCCTGCCAACCGCTCCTTCATCAGTGCAAGCGCTGCGTGCACGCCTGGCAGCAACGCCGGAGAGTCCACCCAAACCGCCAGCCCGTAAAACGCGGGAGGGAGCATGGAAGGGGTCAAGGAAGGGGTGTCTGCCGGATCGGAGCAGctcgcctgcagctctgccacaaCGCGATCCATCGGCAGCTCTACATGCTCACGGCTCATCGTTGTCCAATGCACACTCATGACGACAAGAAATATGAATGCGTTGAGCGCAGCGAAGCTGTTTGTAGAGTTGCGCCGCCACGTCTCCGAcgatgctgccgcggccgtcGACTTTGTCCTACCGGGACTGTTCGTCATGGCGCGTGTTGGGGAAGCGTTGCTGGCGTGAAAGAGGTGGCGCAGACACTCTGTTGCAGGAGGGTGTCCATGTAAAGGGCTCACCAGAGGGCGTACTGAGGAAGATAAAAAAAACGTCCACGCACCGCCCACTGTGTGTTGTGCTCTTTTCGCCTCTTTTGgtctcttctcctctgctgccctgTGCTACGCAGCAGGTGTTTGCGGATGTCGTCTGCGGAGTGCATTGGACACACACCGTGCACAAGGGCGAGGCAGGaacgaggagaggagagagatgcaACGGCAAGAAGCGAGAGCAGAGgacagggaagagaagggaagatGGCAGAGCAAGACAGACGCACGCTCATAGCCGGGTGTCTGTGGCACGTGGGATGAGGATAAGCCGCTGGCCGGTACGAAGTCGCATGCGTGacttctctttcgctgcgATTCTTCCTCTACAATGTGATAGCGATGTCTcgaagaaacagagagaaggagacgGGGGCACGTCACAGTGAAAGTGCTTTCTCGCTGGTTCCCTCAGTCgtgcatgcacacacacgcacgaacATACAGACATATACTTTGCATCAGCTGCGCAGGAaaatggggggagggtggatAAAGCAGGACGGTTTCCAATACTGCCATCATTCTTCAGGCTGCATCTTGGCTGGCTTTCCCCCTTCTATGAGAAGGGAAACGAGAGCGGAAAGACATGGGCGTCTTTGTAAAGGGTCCAGCAGCATCGCAGAGcacaagaggagagggaggtagACAGACAAAGGACACGTGAGAGGACAGGACATGGACAGCAGGGAGGCagttggggggggggggggatagcAGGAGCaggggacacacacacacacatacacgcagcGCGAGAAGGAGAACGTGCACAGCAGAGACACTGTGCCTCCCTTTTgctgctcttttctttttgctaTTTTCTGtgcgcctccaccttctctACCCTCCCCAGCCCCATCCCCTCCGCGCACACTCCCCTCGCAGGTGCAGTGAGGGGTGAAGCGAGTCACCAAGCGCCACCGGCCGCCACATCtccgcacgcgcacgctctCTTTGCGAAAGGTACGCCTGCTTCACACGATTGACAAACGTTCAAGCACACCACAGCTGGTCCTTCAGCGCATCCTGTAACTCCGACTCCAACTGCCGCAGGTACGTCGAAGAGGCGGTGGCTGCAATGTGCAGGGCGCCAATGTCCCCCTCGAGCGCACCTTCAAACCGAGACATGTCCGGTGTGCTCGGCACACCACCTGCACCGGACCGCCCGTTGGTGTCACGCGTTGAGTGGACACAGGCGCAATCGTTGGATGCTCCGCGGCGAGAGCGATGCTGCTCCGCGGGCGAGCCTGCTGCCCGCACTGCGTACTCAGGTGCAGTGTTCACATAGAGGTCGCCgtgccactgctgcgacggcggtgatACCGAGGGGAGCGCCTCGTATCCTTCGGCGCTGTCAATGGCTGACGGCGCCGAATTCTCCCGGTCACCGAGTGCTGCATTCCCTGCTGTGGCACTGGAGGAGACCCACATGCCTCGCGCACGAGGCGTCCGCTTGTCCAACAGAGACATAGGa
The nucleotide sequence above comes from Leishmania braziliensis MHOM/BR/75/M2904 complete genome, chromosome 32. Encoded proteins:
- a CDS encoding putative AMP deaminase, whose protein sequence is MESKTHMQPKVRGGATSVIARLLCHKLSQQCHPSISSSFVSFGGAGELPGPNNGDTVQGRIHGRDAMEVSETAVAPTYHRIMIDGDEGDKDYLNCVGVIAHIIQTRQAYKDTDQGQLEIPLTTEELERRYCSTAAAATSSVSAASRTASLSFLPSLSVAETPEHQPPQSDDSTAMASLMGLEFRHGVFVFEGMRTRVVPWEQYVHDIRAVYGAIENGPCLSTARMRLTSIAEKFRLYLLLNRENEGSCDALYRDGGVYAPCTRVDNGVNMHTSVVAPVLLEHVVTTALEQPRVPLYVDPHTQQVVTLGAYLEAGGIRDPRALTVEGLGLQPTLYRNKYLPYDLFDAKLNPAGAFGATLLQALLSTDGPNHGNLCGVLLRAELEQREYQKQQLTATEMALEVCGHHPEELTRLAAWVRRQGFNKFSRNRWVLVIQRERNSAKELGPNQLPSRCTTVGDQLRHIFYPLFMATLCPYAPQWSDVAQLLCCIGAIGIRTHAVVRSENFSATPVDPDTLPCNSAPLESGQVVDHGGAVAHGGGCSDYYFFYYVWANMAALNALRKRLGLNTLLFTPSVKEQAPAYDQLVSSFLLGDVVHDVSSLAKSWIMQFLYMYCRIGIVLSPLRDNALSTAYFNSPFLKFFRQGMRVSVSTSDPLYFHHHESQPLIEEYATLSKLCSLTPMDTMELGRNSVLNSSFPSEMKQVWLGEGFSSLGAESNDLRRCGVCDYRLQFRHEALAHEEALLNQLLAKAGIMAPGGIGSGVAAGDSACGALSLHLIPYAQSVLVSDLVQQSRHSRRMNYTDQRIVYPRIDIYYGGHRSGHATDAVAALRQVVGLRRKYVGNASHTAATDTNVRVEDVFSTTRQFDEAQWEYNTYYGVCILSQQGRTPSWPTFLPTITEFIRDMSVIRQAASSVALQRLATHRLNLLEQKFLLHLSMNVSNEAGKKEEKEWNNRDFFTAYKVDTNVHTDAGSNARTLLEFFVDKALNHGGDVVFERDHHPVMLKELLSEYEIDVHHITVDELHHHLHTHTDLREIFLSPFNFMQGRYFAELTKRTLDIYEEDAFSFAENRLSITGASAQEWYDLAHWFDCYGMASSRSRWMVCLPWQYRRLRRNGVLKNFGEFLDHVFHPLWEISLHPAKDTKFHYLLAHLSGFDCVSDESKIDLPLTDVSPHDWNSDLNPPYSYYMYYMWANITSLNEFRASRGLSTFTLRPQCGERGSMDHLVSGFCLANSINHGVTLARHPVLEYMWYIAQVGVAMSPLSNTAGASAYLENPFPVFFHRGLNVSLATNQPLYFHFTREPLVEEYSIAAKLWKFELNDMSEIARNSVLQSGFSAAWKQNALGPRYQLRSTLGNDVRRSRVSDIRVAYRYEVYHTELNFLDEQLTAGSPGFVGNASLSESAPTSAGVDASRGQKPRRFDGASTVSPTPGGGPAAGAESSQRMPRAMKLLEDELVICGDAVVADIFQCLVSTALLPTSAPNVDNSLAWPRTANSRGVHQFLPSSPAPLPAQLESRAAQLRGEIQRLDAELTRMRVVSLQVAGQNNSIALQVNALRERLQTEGLAIVGSLYGGTNEEETEASSNDGFAVTGVAAAEEETVGGDVRKSL
- the TTA1 gene encoding putative GPI transamidase component Tta1 — encoded protein: MTNSPGRTKSTAAAASSETWRRNSTNSFAALNAFIFLVVMSVHWTTMSREHVELPMDRVVAELQASCSDPADTPSLTPSMLPPAFYGLAVWVDSPALLPGVHAALALMKERLAGSLGSAAAAVPLPTHTLYSSVRLQSRMRDDVVTALVQEAQSGRLPGAERVARELEHLASQQQLGLPMLKHAFLPEVGQEVELFGLSLFSVPVPVLPGDAASKVQCFISGVRQAYCVLPVEVPDASDVDRGGAGAAAFSKTHVLAASLTPSSYRLRAASLEAEVRAALLSVTTQQIDLASFNPADVAAWKRAREHQGCLYTIASVTSTLRSIAANPNMAVPRSTERMFADLERLVQSRSFLRAARAADDLQFHPSLTPQLYIPWDHAVVFQLIVLLPIVSCALLTARFVVEERRQNRARAKAAAEAKEAKKIQGEVRDSFTALQKKMC